Within Hyla sarda isolate aHylSar1 chromosome 7, aHylSar1.hap1, whole genome shotgun sequence, the genomic segment gaaagagcaacccctttcttcaggcggaaaatttcaagcggatttttcatccgggttttccgcttcacaaattccgaagtgtgaacagaaaaccattcactacactgcgcattatagtaagcggaatttctgcctgaaatttcaaagcgaaaatgccgtagtctgaacctagccttacggtacgttcacacatacaggatcctgcgcaggatttgtaactgcagctGTGCTCTAGTTTACACTGACATCTGCGGCATCAAATCCGGCGCATCAAATCCGCGTACGTGTGGACGTACCCTTAGggaacattcacacgtacaggatccgcTGCAGATTTAAAGCCGCGTTCACTCCTATTTAGTTTGTGATGACTTGACACCTAGATGACGCACATGCACGCCCCTTGCTGTTGGTGACTTAAAGCACCATGGCGTTTAATGTACGCCATGGAGcgttcaccccttaaggaccaggggtttttctgtttttgcattttcgattttatttattttttttcctcctcacgttttgaaaaaatcataacttaattttgcacctaaaaatccataggatggcttattttttgcgccaccaattctactttgcagtgacatcagtcattttacccaaaaatccacggcgaaacgaaaataaaaatcattttgagacaaaattgaaagaaaaacgccattttgtaacttttgggggcttccgtttctacacagtaaattttttggtaaaaatgacacctgatatgtattctgtaggtccatacgattaaaatgataccctacttatataggtttgattttgtcgcacttcttgaaaaaatcataactacatgcaggaaaatttatccatttaaaattgtcatcttctgacccctgtaactttatttttctgcgtatggggcggtatgagggctcattttttttgcgacgtgatatgaagtttttagcggtaccatttttctattgatcagactttttgatcgctttttataaatttttttcatgatataaaaagttaccaaaaatgcactattttggactttggaatttttttgcgcgtacgccattgactgtgcggtttaattaatgatatatttttataattcggacatttctgcacacgccgataccacatatgtttatttttatttacactttttattttttaaatgggggggggggggtgattgaaaggggggtgatttttttttttcactttttcttttcttttttttacaatgttatagctcccatagggacctataacactgcacacactgatcattgttatcccatagggacctataatactgcacacactgatcttttacattgatcactggtttctcataggaaaccattgatcgatgattctgccgcttgactgctcctgcctggatctcgggcactgagcagtcattcagcgatcagacagcgaggaggcaggtagggactgtcctgtaagctgtcggGGATGCCGAGATTTCgctgcggcgatcccaaacagctccctgagctaaccgacaacgttttagtttcactttagacgcggcgatcaactttaaacgccgtgtctaaagggttaatagcacgcagcaccgtgatcagtggccccgcgttatagaacgggagcggactcatggcgtacacgtacatcatgggtcctgtaaggctaggttcagactacggaatttccgacagaaattcagacgtaaaatttccgtcagaaattccgcttgctaaaatgtctagtgtagtgaatggttttccgttcacaaattcacacttcggaatttgtgaagcggaaaatccgctttgaaaattcgcttggaaatttccgcctgaagaaaggcagtgctctttcttcaggcggaaatccgcacggaacacattgcagtataTGGGAGACTGCagcgtccgcgcggtcctagcgccgactaattcagtcagcgcaggcggaactcggaatctccgggtggaaactttctgcccggagattccgtagtctgaacctagcctaagggttaaatgactatgaagcaagtgcaggCCCTGCAATTGCTTCATGTGGTGAGTATCGGCTACTGGAAATTCTCCGATTAATCATGGGGATCCGTGGCATAATTAACTATATCTGTTTAGCTCAGGGGGCTTCACTGGACCACCAGCGAGCCAAAATCCACGTCCTGGATTTCTGATATTCCTTCTGACTCTGTACTTTTCTAtagaattttaaccccttaaggactgagcgtttttccctttttgctctttttttttttctcctccttacctttttataaaccataactagggctgggcggtataccggttcataccgaataccaaatttttttgggctgcacgatatgaattttcccccataccgcaataccggttgggcccctccaccCCGGGAGTGTATTATCagtgcagcgctgtccccacatcggggaactaatcctatgtttacccgccagcactgttctgctcccccgccccccccaatgaaggatcagcccagcggggtactactcacagatgtcaagcactgccgccctcctctttgttgggggccgccgggcactggaactctataatgtacgccagtggtctccaacctgcagacctccagatgttgcaaaactacaactcccagcatgctgggagttgtagttttgcaacagctggaggtccgcaggtttgagaccactgctgtacgctgtatacctatgcccgggctgcaaaagatacagaaaataaacttttaactcgccCACACGCAAGGGACTGGAacgtggacagccgtcagcctatcaccggccggagcgatgccccgccacggccagtgataggctgagcccactgtaatGTAAGAAGCCGGTGATAGGCACTGGTGTTGTGGTGGTTGCTgctcagtgctacgccatttttgTGCTAGGGACGTTAGAGACCCGCTactttacaggtggccgtgacgtggctagtgggcttgcacttcataatcataaagtacactagcgacctgttagtttaataaatgttgctgagaagcattagatccttgtgcatgttgtggatgtgcgaccatgtatgTTTTCTCCATTTGaacaaacttttaatatattatctAATTATATTTACTGGCTGTTAACATTTTCAACCTTTTTTATGTTTtcaatgtgatttaaaaaaaaaaaaaaaaaaaaacagccactaggtggctctgttctctgcgcaagtcaaacagtttggtctggcaggagaccaaactcaggaaatgcgtGCAGGCCATGGTGAGGCACATCTCTcataggcttcagtgacatcatgcctgctggggaatgcccactttctcctgctgggagctcacacaatgtgagtaaGGGGggaggtatgatacacagctttttaaagctgacatttttatttattaaattttttttttgtgggaggaGCTAGGCAATAAATTCCGAGTTTGTTTAGAAAATATGATTTGAAGACAGGTACTCTAAGTGATCAGTGTGTTTCTCCGATCTTGTAGGTTTCCCAGGCCGCTGCTGATCTGAAGCAGTTCTGTATGCAGAATGCACAACACGATCCCTTATTAACTGGAATCTCCTCGAGCACAAATCCTTTCAGACCCCCAAAAGTCTGCTCTTTCCTGTAAATTTCTCCTTCTCTATGGTAAGGCCCTGATGACTTTTGTtcaattattaaatttttttttaaatgtatgcaaCCGGCATATTATATGTTTTAGTTCTCGTTTACTACAGGACATGACACGGGGACCCTTTGTGGACTTTGAATTCCTGCATAGTGCATTTTTGAGTTTGATATCAGTTTGATTTCTACCGTGCCTGCATCCGTCCTGCCAAAATCTTCTTTTTTCGTATGCTAACTAGgttctaactggcacaggcggggttactggcactctgacatcagcacCGCTTGTCTGCAGTGCCACCCagttcatcaatattcctcccctccctcttatccccgctctgtaattaaaggggtactctgcccctagacatcttatcccctatccaaaggataggggataagatgtcagatcgccggagtcctgctgctgcagcaccccgctatcattactgcgtagAGCGAGATctttctgcacgtaatgacgggcaatacaggggccggagcagcgtgacgcccccccccccccccacgtcgtcacgccccctgccatagacttgcattaaggggacgggccgtgatgtcatgaggggcggagccatgacgtcacgctgctctggccccagtatcacccgtcattacgcacagagcgaactctctctgtgcagtaatggtggcggggtgccgcagcggcgatccccgggggccccagcagtgggaccgcggcgatctaacatcttatcccctatccttttggataggggataagatgccaggggcggagtacccctttaagagggagggaatattgatgagctgggcggggcTGCTGCCAGTGTgccagtaaccccgcctgtgccagttagcacctaattagcatgtacagaaaattgaagatttaggcgAAATGGATccaggcacggtaagcatcaaactgatcagtgtcccctaaacccagacccccccccccccccacacactaccagccagtattgCTGGttagtgggggggaggggggcaagcTGACCGCAcattctttttattattaaaaggaaaactgtcagatggcAATGTGTTTCTGAGCAGAATCCGCAGAAATAATAGACTTTAGTCTTTCTGCAGACATCGTGTGCCCAGAGCTGCAGAGTTATTACTGAAATCAATGGCTCtgcttccgcagtgtgaacatagccttttggCAGATCACTGCTGGGGCTGATCTACTGATTgtaaaccagagtgcctccaggtgttgcaaaactacaactcccagcatgcttgaatgtTCAGGATTCTTCTCTTTTACTAAacgtgtttattttttgtttcctaCAGATTTAACCTTAGCTGGATCACAACCTGCTCTGAAGGAACAGCTCGGTTTGACTCTACCAAGTTGACCCGTGGATGTGCCAAGTTTTTTCTATTGTACATTTCtatcaaaaacaaaagttttaacaTCTACCTCTCCTTTGTGAGCTATTTGCAGTAATTTGCATTTCTtatctttttaaaataaaatcaattttaTACACTGGTGACTAATCCcaataatttgtttttaaatgttcatCGGTGTGGTGCTGCATTGTCAGTTGTGAGGGTAGGGATCTTTGGATCTGccagtgacccgacccattttgagcctccagctgtttccaccTCCCCCTTGGGGCGAggcaggggaaggggggtggcaGATCCAAAtcctaaaatacgctgtggatccataacatgtgaccctaccctaagggtatgttcacacgagtcGACCCACagcattttatgctgcagatccaccgctgaaggacccctgcatggtggctttacatgtgcctgcttggagcggcaatacgccaatACCAACAGACACACTACGATGTGCGGGTCGcagcgtgcatgcgcagtatactcacatcgcggcagctctcagcctagctcatggCGCAGGGGGAGTGGCTACAATGTGTGAGAATACATGcgtggcaactcgcacatcgcagtgtctgCTCATtgttgctccgagcaggcacatgtaaagccaccatgcagcagtccttcagcggcggatctgctcatgtgaacgtacccttagtctgTGTATCTGCTTTTGGATGATCATACAACCTTACATGTTCTAAGTTTGGTGCAGGTTAAAGCGCTTCTCCAGTCTGGACAACCTTTACTTTTTAGGGCCATAACAAAGTGTCTATTTACTGGGATCCCCAGCAATCAAACCTGGCAAGTGTTTAGCTttacagcgccaccacaggagaagaGAGGTATTACCCAATGCCTGTCCACATCAGTGTGTTGTCTGTGTGaggatgttcacacggtggaatgtccacAGGAAACTGCTGTGTGCACAATGCAGCTGAATCCCAATTAAATCTGCACTGTGcccatggcggaatttccgaggCAGATGTTTATCCACAGAAATCCCAATTCCAGCACCCGCAAAGAAACTGCATTGCAGTCTGAGTATTTCTGAGCGGTACTAGCGCCTGCCGCATTATTTACATGTGCGGATTGTCCATCTGTGTTTTCCAGACAGACATTCCACACACTTTCAtccgtgtgaacccggccttatacAGGGACGTTCCTCCAGCCTAGtgtttaaactcccagcatgcctggatagcctgtGGCCTGGGTGCCAAAGGATGAATTCAGGTGTTGCAGATGTCTCcctctgcagcattttttttctaatagtAGAAGTGATAGGGGCCTTTGTAACATGGAAACTCTTCAATAAAATATGAATGTTAACTGCAAAATTTCACTTCTAtattaagtttattttgttgtaAGTTTTTAACATGAAGTTTCTACATTCAAAGAAAGCAATGATTTATTAAAATGTCTAACCACAAATGTGTCGTCTCAGGTTCTTTTTATATGGGGGCTGCAAACTGTTGAATCTACTATTCCTAGAATACTCTAGGACCAATGCAAACTAAAGAATTCCTGCTGGGAAGttattccatgcagaattctgcttatatttttttgggggggcggggGCAGATCTCACAgctcctgtacagtctgcagTCCAGGATTTGTAAATTCTGCAGacatgttttttattcttttggtaGAATTCCACTCAAATGCACTGCAGTAAATGGGAACAGAACATGATATTTTTAAACATAAGCACCAGCTGTACATGAAGAGAAATTCTGGAAATTCCATCCTGTGCATGGCCCCAagagcgcttaaaggggtactccgctacccagcatttggaacaaactgttccgaacgctggagctgggagcttgtgccaccatagccctgccccctcaatgcaagtctatgggggatgtgaggtgtgatggctgtcacgtcccctcccttagacttgtaatgagggggcaggatgttatgtcatgaggggcggggttatgtcacgagctgccggcgccagcattcggaacagtttgtgccaaatgcagagcagtggagtaccccctttttaATAGAGTATGCTGAGAGCTAGTGTCAGTATGAACTGGCATGGTAAGTGTTCTAAAGATGTAACAGACCCAAGTACaatgacctccccccccccacgatcatatcaagatacaatggcctctcagaggacatcgcatgttgaaggcagcatcaacatacgatgcttttgtatgtcggggccatcgcataaacggcagcgcagactgcttcagctgccaccggatagcagtttacagTGCTCCTGtaacgatcactcacctgtcctcggggctccggaggttCTCTTCTGGGTCCTCTATGCCGGTGCTTTCCTTCAACATCGTCACGCACactgtcctgtcatccaataggagcgacgtgatggcggcgacgttggggacgtggcaacagcgatggagggcgacatccagggcagcggtgacgggtccagagcggcggggacacacgaGTATTCCCTCCTATACtttacacggatccctcaacatacaatggttcatttggaacagattaccatcgtatgttgagggaccactgtactggatTGGTGATACATGGTATTGTGTGGTCTGAACTTGCAGTCAGGTTTATTCTATACCAAGAATGAGGACTCTGGGTCAGGATTTAAGTGCCCCATCTTGCTATTGTTCATGTGAATgaacaaaagttaaaggggtactccagcacttagacatcttatcccatatacaaagaatgggggataagatgcctgatcgtggaggaccccagtgatcttgcacacggcatcccagttaaaatcagtcctcggagcatgttcgctccgggtctgattaccggcggcatgtgacgtcacgctccacccctcaatgcaacctgacattttttttcaaaccatatacaggttaaaatttgtacacacattttgctactttagtccggttttgagaaaTCAGTTTATTGGCAAaccacatggtgtgaatgcagcctacagCTTGTAGATGTCCATGATACCACAGACCCAGGTGCAGAAATTTCTGAAAGTCATATTTTCCATGGAAATATGTGCTGTGTGAAAAGCCAAAATGGGGAAATCACCCcactgagattaaaggggtagtccggaggGGATAAGTGATCATGGGAGGAGTCTGACTCCTGGGAcctccccacaatctcctgtacaggggccCAACAACTTGCCCATCCTCTGAGTGGCCCCCAGCTTACAAAATGAGTGGAAGTGATGGCCTGCTCAGTGAGTGTGCCGTCAGTGCAGCTGGATTCAGAAGGTGGgggctgtacaggagattgcaggggccaTGACAGTTAAGCTCCTCCCATAATCAGACATCTATAGGCTGTTTTAAaagggatattttttttatataaatcactaGATTTATCAATGTGGAATCTGTTCGACtatctagtccagtgtttcccaaccagcgtgcctccagctgttgcaaaactacaactcccagcatgcccggacagcctttggctgcccgggcttgctgggagttgtagttttgcaacagctggaggcacgctggttgggaaacactggtctagtctaTGTTTAAACCAAAATCATATTGAAAGTAATGCTTTTCTGCTGCAAGGGAATTTCCAATCAGAATGTTTCTACTGGATTCTGTTCAAAAATTCCATCGTGTAAATGTGGCCTTTGGGTGATCTCTGGCCTGTTCTTCAGATCAGACATGCAGATTCACACAGGGCAGAACAATTGATGAGgcaactagaaatgagcgaacttacagtaaattcgattcgtcacgaacttctcggctcggcagttgatgacttttcctgcataaattagttcagccttcaggtgctccggtgggctggaaaaggtggatacagtcctaggaaatagtctcctaggactgtatccacctcttccagcccacGTGAGtacctgaatgctgaactaatttatgcaggataagtcatcaactgccgagccgagaagtt encodes:
- the GNG5 gene encoding guanine nucleotide-binding protein G(I)/G(S)/G(O) subunit gamma-5: MSGTANVSAMKKVVQQLRVEAGINRVKVSQAAADLKQFCMQNAQHDPLLTGISSSTNPFRPPKVCSFL